In Candidatus Binatia bacterium, one DNA window encodes the following:
- a CDS encoding TolC family protein, translated as MISLLGALFVFAQLSLHDAQTDALGASPDVAAARARVAEAQARYDEARATLGPALVANYNQVPQAGPTNNSVVTQRLTTVGAQWTVGDLFAYVPAVAQAGAALRAAQQDLGDAERTERTAVIGAYYAALGARATLHARDDELATAQAQLRAAQIRFGAGDAPRLDVVRATVAVAAAQSDVARAQADVENTGAALALETGVDSGSLETMAPANLAAPPLGIGVPEAISRALAARPDVAAARANIAAEEHAVGVARRSGWPLVTVSGGYTHGVDTGIPVSGASATVDVSLPLTGAAHDRVAQEEARLAQARAQLQKVERGVELEVGTAVREYRAQSIALNASQNALQSAQAELQAAQIGYRSGATASLDLEAARSAYVAALVTQISALYAQARARAALSLLLGDAND; from the coding sequence GTGATTTCTCTGCTCGGCGCCCTCTTCGTCTTCGCGCAGCTGTCGCTGCACGACGCGCAAACGGACGCGCTTGGGGCCTCGCCGGACGTGGCCGCCGCGCGGGCCAGGGTCGCGGAGGCGCAGGCGCGCTACGACGAGGCGCGTGCGACGCTCGGTCCGGCGCTCGTCGCGAACTACAATCAAGTGCCGCAAGCCGGCCCCACCAACAACAGCGTCGTGACACAGCGTTTAACCACCGTCGGTGCGCAGTGGACGGTAGGCGACCTCTTCGCGTACGTCCCCGCGGTCGCCCAGGCCGGCGCTGCGCTGCGCGCTGCGCAGCAAGATCTCGGCGACGCCGAGCGCACCGAGCGGACCGCCGTCATAGGGGCCTATTACGCGGCCCTGGGCGCGCGTGCGACCCTGCATGCGCGCGACGACGAGCTTGCGACGGCGCAGGCACAGCTGCGCGCGGCGCAGATACGTTTCGGCGCCGGCGACGCGCCGCGCTTGGACGTGGTGCGCGCGACCGTCGCGGTCGCGGCCGCCCAGTCCGACGTGGCGCGTGCGCAGGCGGACGTCGAGAACACCGGCGCGGCACTCGCGCTCGAAACCGGCGTCGATTCCGGTTCGCTGGAGACGATGGCGCCGGCCAATCTCGCTGCACCGCCCCTCGGTATCGGCGTGCCGGAGGCGATTTCCCGCGCGCTCGCGGCGCGTCCCGACGTCGCCGCGGCACGCGCCAACATCGCGGCCGAGGAACACGCGGTGGGCGTCGCGCGGCGCTCCGGCTGGCCGTTGGTGACGGTTTCCGGAGGCTACACGCACGGCGTCGATACCGGCATCCCCGTATCGGGCGCGAGCGCGACGGTCGACGTATCATTGCCTCTGACCGGTGCGGCGCACGACCGCGTCGCACAGGAGGAGGCTCGTCTGGCGCAGGCTCGCGCGCAATTGCAGAAGGTCGAACGCGGCGTCGAGCTCGAGGTTGGCACGGCCGTGCGCGAATATCGCGCGCAGAGCATCGCGCTGAACGCTTCGCAGAATGCGCTGCAGAGCGCGCAAGCCGAGCTGCAAGCGGCGCAGATCGGTTACCGCAGCGGCGCGACGGCGAGCCTCGATCTGGAGGCCGCGCGCAGCGCTTACGTGGCAGCCCTGGTAACGCAGATCTCGGCGCTCTACGCGCAAGCTCGCGCGCGCGCCGCGCTAAGCTTGCTCTTGGGCGACGCTAATGACTAG
- a CDS encoding HAMP domain-containing sensor histidine kinase, producing the protein MSVRTRFTITVAAIVAITVALFATLSIVALDRTLRFGLHARLHSDAQTIATAVDIHHGRISLDPSDLRALGALHADTPFAVYDTAGTQVAGDPLPTGAAGRSLQTASVRVARAGQTYGAITVWQSDTWIDEFDRNAAIVSIAVGLLLIALGIVVSRRVAARVLAPVGEIASLAERIEGNDLSGRLRADGKDELGRLCASFDRMLDRLQSAFSRERRFVADASHELRAPLAVLRAETELALRRERTIDEYRAALTSIARESARLEELIDELLAAARAEVDAHRQQTLDASELVRDLGERVSPAAATRGMVVRVETPGAVLARANRATLERALLAVVHNAIEYGRNDGTVRLRTFCNASTVTIEVADDGPGFSPDALEHATERFWRGDTAHPRGGTGLGLAIARTIVEANRGSLELANAERGGAIVTIALSAAKYESAGR; encoded by the coding sequence TTGAGCGTTCGGACACGCTTTACGATCACCGTCGCGGCGATCGTCGCCATCACCGTCGCCCTGTTCGCGACCCTCTCGATCGTCGCGCTCGACCGCACTCTGCGCTTCGGATTACACGCCCGGCTGCACTCCGACGCGCAGACGATCGCCACCGCCGTTGACATCCACCACGGCCGTATCTCGCTCGATCCGAGCGATCTGCGCGCTCTCGGGGCGCTGCACGCCGACACGCCTTTTGCGGTGTATGACACCGCCGGCACGCAGGTCGCCGGTGACCCGCTTCCCACCGGCGCGGCGGGCAGAAGCCTGCAGACCGCGAGCGTCAGGGTTGCGCGCGCCGGCCAAACCTACGGCGCGATAACCGTCTGGCAGTCCGACACGTGGATCGACGAGTTCGATCGCAACGCGGCGATCGTTTCCATCGCAGTGGGCCTGCTCCTGATCGCGCTCGGCATCGTGGTGTCGCGCCGCGTGGCAGCCCGCGTACTCGCGCCGGTCGGTGAAATCGCGTCGCTCGCGGAGCGTATCGAAGGCAACGATCTTTCCGGGCGCTTGCGAGCGGACGGCAAGGACGAGCTCGGGCGGCTGTGCGCGTCGTTCGACCGCATGCTGGATCGCCTGCAGTCGGCGTTTTCACGCGAACGCAGGTTCGTCGCCGATGCGTCGCACGAGCTGCGCGCACCGCTCGCAGTGCTGCGCGCCGAGACCGAGCTCGCGCTACGCCGCGAGCGCACGATCGACGAATATCGCGCTGCGTTGACGTCCATCGCTCGCGAGTCGGCGCGATTAGAAGAACTGATTGACGAGCTGCTGGCTGCGGCGCGAGCCGAGGTCGACGCGCACCGCCAGCAGACCCTTGACGCCAGCGAGCTCGTGCGGGATCTCGGCGAGCGCGTGAGCCCCGCGGCTGCGACGCGCGGGATGGTCGTGCGCGTTGAGACCCCTGGCGCGGTACTCGCCCGAGCCAATCGTGCAACGCTCGAGCGCGCGCTGCTCGCCGTCGTGCACAACGCGATCGAGTACGGCCGCAACGACGGTACCGTTCGACTGCGAACGTTTTGCAACGCGAGCACGGTCACGATCGAGGTGGCGGACGACGGCCCCGGCTTCTCGCCCGACGCGCTGGAGCACGCGACCGAGCGCTTTTGGCGCGGCGACACCGCGCATCCGCGCGGCGGAACGGGCCTGGGCCTGGCGATCGCGCGAACGATCGTCGAGGCGAACCGCGGCAGCCTCGAGCTCGCGAACGCGGAGCGCGGCGGCGCGATCGTGACGATCGCGCTCAGCGCCGCAAAGTACGAAAGCGCGGGTCGCTAA
- a CDS encoding YncE family protein: MPITVAAPPQRVQVFSGFDYVTVDEARHRAYAAHTRSDRLLIVDTRTGKVTAQVDVGPMHGVAVDPSTGVVFTGNGTDRTVSKVDPSAAKVAGSVNVPGDIDAIAYDPSHRRIYADQDGGGSVYVIDAVTMKQIATIAMPADDLESPAVDPKTGVLYQNLANGGGFAVIDPATLKVVKTVKTPQMQDNHPLTFSPSADQVIVGGANGVLSAYTPEGTHVGDVAVQPHIDQCGTGSRGDLVVCAGRGIVTVVAVKKGAAPRVVGRLDTGHQGLHTVSIDEATNDVWVVFSDTRGDWVQRLKWNP, from the coding sequence ATGCCGATCACGGTAGCCGCCCCGCCGCAGCGGGTTCAGGTCTTCAGCGGCTTCGACTACGTCACCGTCGACGAGGCGCGCCACCGCGCGTACGCCGCGCACACGCGCAGCGACCGCCTCTTGATCGTCGACACGCGCACCGGAAAGGTGACCGCGCAGGTCGATGTCGGGCCGATGCACGGCGTTGCCGTCGATCCGAGCACGGGCGTGGTGTTCACCGGCAACGGCACCGATCGGACCGTCTCGAAGGTCGATCCGTCGGCGGCGAAGGTGGCCGGCAGCGTCAACGTTCCCGGCGACATCGATGCGATCGCGTACGATCCGTCGCACCGGCGCATCTATGCCGACCAGGACGGCGGCGGCTCCGTCTACGTGATCGACGCGGTGACGATGAAGCAGATCGCGACGATCGCAATGCCCGCCGACGACCTCGAGTCGCCGGCGGTCGATCCGAAGACCGGCGTGCTGTACCAGAACCTCGCCAACGGGGGCGGATTCGCCGTCATCGATCCGGCGACGCTCAAAGTGGTCAAGACGGTCAAGACGCCCCAGATGCAAGACAACCATCCGCTGACGTTCTCGCCTTCCGCCGATCAGGTGATCGTGGGCGGCGCCAACGGCGTGCTCTCCGCCTACACCCCCGAGGGTACGCACGTCGGCGACGTCGCAGTGCAGCCGCACATCGATCAATGCGGCACCGGCTCGCGCGGCGACCTAGTCGTGTGCGCCGGGCGCGGCATCGTCACGGTCGTTGCCGTCAAGAAGGGCGCCGCCCCGCGGGTCGTCGGTCGCCTCGATACGGGGCACCAGGGCCTCCATACCGTCAGTATCGACGAAGCGACGAACGACGTCTGGGTCGTCTTCTCCGACACCCGGGGCGATTGGGTCCAACGGCTGAAGTGGAACCCGTGA
- a CDS encoding efflux RND transporter periplasmic adaptor subunit, which yields MTRGRWLVVAVVAVVALVAAVALRRQASQPAQTAGPAVALATVRYGDYAVVLDESGYAGAPAGTTAQLAFANAGVLGDVYVRVGQRVTAGELLASLDTRALALDAEQARAEAQAAAAGYGGGSVPAAAVTAARERVRAAAERSAADRAAVVRAQRLYDAGVDALKDVEGARAQLAADEAATTTAAADLRAASSQPSVVSAEVRAASARAASADFLLGQGTLIAPTSGYVTAVYHRAGEAVDSTKPIVAIGPPQNEVTLSVPGTDAAQIAVGNPVELRVAGTAGANGGHIIAVVPAVNPQTQTATVVVSAGRSAAVAGTAVRARITVAHVRGLLVPESAIVEDPQKGESVVFVQQRKPDGSATFVQRTVRIAHEDGTTAQIASGVTAGDRIAAQGAFELLAPSGD from the coding sequence ATGACTAGGGGACGCTGGCTCGTCGTCGCGGTCGTGGCCGTGGTGGCCTTGGTAGCCGCGGTCGCGCTACGCAGGCAGGCGTCGCAACCGGCGCAGACGGCAGGACCGGCCGTCGCGCTCGCGACGGTGCGCTACGGTGACTACGCCGTCGTTTTGGACGAGTCGGGTTATGCGGGCGCGCCGGCCGGTACGACCGCGCAGCTCGCGTTTGCCAACGCGGGAGTCTTAGGCGACGTCTACGTGCGCGTCGGCCAGCGCGTCACCGCCGGCGAGTTGCTGGCATCGCTGGACACCCGAGCCCTCGCGCTCGATGCGGAGCAGGCGCGCGCCGAGGCGCAGGCCGCGGCGGCCGGATACGGCGGCGGAAGCGTTCCCGCGGCGGCGGTGACGGCGGCGCGCGAGCGCGTGCGCGCAGCGGCGGAGCGCAGCGCGGCCGACCGCGCCGCGGTGGTACGCGCGCAGCGGCTCTACGACGCCGGCGTTGACGCGCTCAAAGACGTCGAGGGGGCGCGGGCGCAGCTCGCCGCCGACGAAGCCGCGACGACGACCGCTGCGGCCGACCTTCGCGCCGCGAGCTCGCAGCCTTCGGTCGTATCGGCGGAGGTGCGCGCCGCCTCGGCGCGTGCGGCCTCGGCCGATTTTCTGCTCGGTCAGGGAACGCTGATCGCGCCGACGAGCGGCTACGTCACCGCAGTCTACCACCGCGCCGGTGAGGCGGTCGATTCGACGAAACCGATCGTCGCCATCGGACCGCCGCAGAACGAGGTGACGCTTAGCGTTCCGGGGACGGACGCCGCGCAGATTGCGGTCGGAAACCCCGTGGAGCTGCGCGTCGCCGGAACCGCCGGCGCGAACGGCGGGCACATCATCGCGGTCGTTCCCGCGGTGAATCCGCAGACGCAGACGGCGACCGTCGTCGTCAGCGCCGGCCGAAGCGCGGCCGTTGCGGGCACTGCGGTCCGCGCGCGCATCACGGTCGCGCACGTTCGCGGACTGCTCGTTCCGGAGAGCGCGATCGTCGAGGATCCGCAGAAGGGTGAGAGCGTGGTGTTCGTGCAACAGCGCAAGCCCGACGGTAGCGCGACGTTCGTGCAGCGCACCGTGCGAATCGCGCACGAGGACGGGACGACCGCGCAGATTGCGTCGGGCGTTACGGCCGGCGATCGAATCGCGGCGCAGGGCGCCTTCGAGCTGCTCGCGCCGTCCGGCGATTAG
- a CDS encoding TonB-dependent receptor, with the protein MRSARFLLVLLFLQLAAAPVVAAAGITISGRILETQGGLPVPNAQVELDRSGQRVALTTTDADGTFRIGGIPAGTYVVLIRANGYESTRLAPDLLVTSEAASVSFQMAISRQRQGLKQIGYVLAGGRTALQTTTTINTHIDTSLLQSENFQRLGDVLTTVPGVITSTSSSVGDDMTLSIRGYDPTETATLLDGHPIGPIGAFGNGYNYNVSPFWGLSGADVVFGSGATGLFGATTIAGAVNFLTINPTQGNHFSVTQGVGSDNKAMTGLLGTGTIGKLGYAIAWGSQGTTGNFPGGYIQQTALLQTSVVNPGIGAPYRPSANASPPPPDLTHANAYNQVNYYPVSGGYVQRNFVGKLVYSFSPKTTLQFTAYSANDWSNSTGEGDNDYETYPYVLYGAEQTLAAIKASGGRNTILVNGAPRTCHDSIAVLVDSRAGYTCMTPAQYAVNFYGPFGGSIDRWRTLGNQDYDARATQQLGAGTITLEGFVDAYNYNAQKGPGAPIGPYGPGPDFLNLYSNRGYLLSDDFAMSKNDFGFGYSWLHQSNTNGQFPYSLPNGVTYNTFGNNPPLYLATASYFVRDAWTPSDKFSAFGSIWLQRSLDTRSTHFDPRLSLIFRPDPRDVIRLTGGRSFSEPDPALIAFAPPVYGAPSSINCPATTSGTGALVAIASVANPQLQPETAEDLELAYGHRFNATTNIQADVYQSLESQALLNGNVSIVGFPGITVPQNYIDKALQRLSSCPGLNPTERNLAFTTTYNASSARYRGIVLSSNIGITRNIGINASFDVQSASYIGIPQDILLANTELIDGGQIARIPLRQGTAGIYYQDNREGIGARLDATYIGANNSWNRNPFWFANASISKSSGPVTVNLGVYNLFNSVAQQFGYIGYGVYVPQNFYGLAAQGGAVSGLQQSSEEYGLPFRQYWLTVKVGI; encoded by the coding sequence ATGCGCTCCGCACGGTTTCTGCTTGTGCTTCTGTTCCTGCAATTGGCGGCGGCGCCGGTCGTGGCCGCCGCCGGAATAACGATATCGGGGAGAATTCTCGAGACGCAGGGTGGCCTTCCCGTCCCCAACGCCCAGGTCGAGCTCGACCGCAGCGGCCAGCGAGTCGCCCTCACGACGACCGATGCCGACGGCACGTTCCGCATCGGCGGCATCCCCGCGGGGACGTACGTGGTCCTGATCCGCGCGAACGGCTACGAGTCCACGCGGCTCGCGCCCGATCTGCTCGTGACCAGCGAGGCCGCGAGCGTCTCCTTTCAGATGGCGATCAGCCGCCAGCGCCAGGGCCTCAAACAGATCGGCTACGTCTTGGCCGGCGGCCGGACCGCGCTGCAGACCACCACGACGATCAACACGCACATCGACACCTCGCTGTTGCAAAGCGAGAATTTCCAGCGCCTGGGTGACGTACTGACGACGGTTCCCGGCGTCATCACGTCGACGAGCTCGTCGGTCGGCGACGATATGACGCTGTCGATCCGCGGCTACGATCCGACGGAGACCGCTACGCTGCTGGACGGACACCCCATCGGCCCGATCGGCGCGTTCGGTAACGGCTACAACTACAACGTCTCGCCGTTCTGGGGGCTGAGCGGGGCGGACGTCGTGTTCGGCTCGGGCGCGACCGGGTTGTTCGGCGCGACGACGATTGCGGGCGCGGTGAACTTCCTAACGATCAATCCCACGCAGGGCAATCACTTCTCCGTTACGCAGGGCGTCGGGAGCGACAACAAGGCGATGACCGGGCTGCTCGGCACCGGAACGATCGGCAAGCTCGGCTACGCCATCGCGTGGGGCTCGCAGGGCACGACCGGCAACTTCCCGGGTGGGTACATTCAGCAGACCGCGCTCTTGCAGACCAGCGTCGTCAACCCCGGCATCGGGGCGCCCTACCGCCCATCGGCCAACGCGAGCCCGCCGCCCCCCGACCTGACCCACGCCAACGCCTACAACCAGGTCAACTACTATCCGGTGAGCGGCGGTTACGTGCAGCGGAACTTCGTGGGCAAGCTCGTCTACAGCTTCTCGCCGAAGACGACGCTGCAGTTCACGGCGTATTCGGCCAACGACTGGTCGAACTCGACCGGCGAGGGCGACAACGACTACGAGACTTACCCCTACGTGCTCTACGGTGCCGAGCAGACGCTCGCGGCGATCAAGGCGAGCGGCGGGCGCAACACGATCCTCGTCAACGGAGCGCCGCGCACGTGTCACGACAGCATCGCGGTACTCGTGGACAGCCGGGCCGGCTACACGTGCATGACGCCGGCGCAGTACGCCGTCAACTTCTACGGGCCGTTCGGCGGCAGCATCGACCGCTGGCGCACTCTCGGCAACCAAGACTACGACGCGCGTGCCACGCAGCAGCTCGGGGCCGGAACGATCACGCTCGAGGGGTTCGTCGACGCATACAACTACAACGCGCAGAAGGGGCCGGGCGCGCCGATCGGTCCGTACGGACCGGGCCCCGACTTCCTCAATCTCTATAGCAATCGCGGATACTTGCTGAGCGACGACTTCGCGATGTCCAAGAACGACTTCGGTTTCGGCTACAGCTGGCTGCACCAGTCGAACACCAACGGGCAGTTCCCATACTCGCTCCCCAACGGCGTGACGTACAACACCTTCGGGAACAACCCCCCGCTCTATCTCGCGACGGCGAGCTACTTCGTGCGCGACGCGTGGACGCCGAGCGACAAGTTCTCCGCGTTTGGGAGCATCTGGCTCCAGCGCTCGCTGGACACGCGCTCGACGCACTTCGATCCGCGCCTCTCCCTCATCTTCCGGCCGGATCCGAGGGACGTCATCCGGCTCACCGGCGGCCGCTCGTTTAGCGAGCCGGATCCGGCGCTGATCGCGTTCGCGCCGCCGGTCTATGGCGCGCCGTCGAGCATCAACTGCCCGGCGACGACGAGCGGGACCGGTGCGCTCGTGGCCATCGCCTCCGTAGCCAACCCGCAGCTCCAGCCGGAGACGGCCGAGGACCTCGAGCTTGCGTACGGGCATCGCTTCAACGCTACGACCAACATCCAGGCCGACGTCTATCAGTCGCTCGAGAGCCAGGCGCTGCTGAACGGCAACGTCTCGATCGTCGGCTTCCCGGGCATCACGGTGCCGCAGAACTACATCGACAAGGCGCTGCAGCGGCTAAGCTCCTGCCCCGGCCTCAACCCGACGGAGAGGAATCTGGCGTTCACGACGACCTACAATGCGTCGTCGGCGCGCTATCGCGGCATCGTGCTCTCGAGCAACATCGGAATCACGCGCAACATAGGCATCAACGCGTCGTTCGACGTGCAATCCGCTTCTTACATCGGGATTCCGCAAGACATACTGCTCGCCAACACCGAGCTGATCGACGGCGGGCAGATCGCACGCATCCCACTGCGGCAAGGGACGGCGGGCATCTACTATCAGGACAACCGCGAAGGCATCGGAGCGCGCCTGGACGCGACGTACATCGGCGCGAACAACTCGTGGAACCGCAACCCGTTCTGGTTCGCGAATGCCAGCATCTCGAAGTCGAGCGGCCCGGTGACCGTCAACCTGGGCGTTTACAACCTCTTCAACAGTGTCGCCCAGCAGTTCGGGTACATCGGCTACGGCGTATATGTACCGCAGAACTTCTATGGCCTCGCCGCGCAGGGCGGGGCGGTCAGCGGACTGCAGCAGAGCAGCGAAGAGTACGGTCTTCCGTTTCGTCAGTACTGGCTCACGGTAAAGGTTGGAATTTGA
- a CDS encoding alkaline phosphatase family protein, which yields MLLLLAALTLAPSTVAAGQEDVLVALRARVKHVFIIYQENHSFDNYFGTFPGSDNLASTQAQAHGFRQYDPIGKNWVTPFRITDPDTESPSQSRAMVYSKMNGGKMDAFVSAQEGVSQRRFGPAGARDVGLLTMAHYDCDTIPYLWKYARSFALYDRIFSAIIAPSTPSAIELIAGQAGETQWARDPQSATAANEAGPGVPVTNDLDPAYGPYSESDKQLQISQRYATLMLALAGVDATQATNETQGVAKDLGAVVTSGRAPIPWGWYQEGYISPTQALPGYETHHNAPQYFGYLRQNDVFWKNEHEVHAMLQALQSATLPDRGIFYIKGGSQNRFGWKPANTDPYVQANYRGDDDHPGAGDSDAQVGEAFVATFVNAIARSPYWNDSAIIITWDDPGGYYDHVPPPQFGQCADQRPCGDGPRLPLILISPFVRDGAVVHDAGDQTSILKFAETLFDVPPLASLPEEKAYLPRGPRDADAALSDLVSGFDPARLAGAATPIPAANAEIEDSVVNAFPPAMSCASLGITPVTLPNAPSAPPANFNARPLRARPSK from the coding sequence ATGCTGCTTCTACTCGCGGCGCTGACGCTCGCGCCTTCAACCGTAGCCGCCGGTCAGGAGGACGTGCTCGTGGCGCTACGCGCCCGCGTCAAACACGTCTTCATCATCTATCAGGAGAACCACTCATTCGATAACTACTTCGGGACCTTTCCCGGAAGCGACAACCTCGCATCGACCCAGGCGCAGGCCCACGGTTTCCGCCAATACGATCCGATCGGAAAGAACTGGGTGACGCCGTTTCGGATCACCGATCCGGACACCGAGTCCCCGTCCCAGTCGCGCGCGATGGTCTACTCGAAGATGAACGGCGGAAAGATGGATGCGTTCGTGTCGGCCCAAGAGGGCGTCTCGCAGCGCAGGTTCGGTCCGGCCGGCGCCCGCGACGTCGGCCTACTCACTATGGCGCACTACGACTGCGACACGATTCCCTACCTCTGGAAGTACGCGCGGTCGTTCGCGCTCTATGACCGGATCTTCAGCGCAATCATAGCCCCGTCGACGCCGTCGGCGATCGAGTTGATCGCGGGTCAAGCAGGCGAGACGCAATGGGCGCGGGATCCGCAAAGCGCGACCGCCGCGAACGAAGCGGGGCCGGGCGTGCCGGTCACCAACGATCTGGATCCCGCCTACGGCCCGTACTCCGAGAGCGACAAACAGCTTCAGATATCGCAGCGCTACGCGACCCTCATGCTGGCGTTGGCCGGCGTCGACGCCACCCAGGCGACGAACGAGACGCAGGGCGTCGCCAAAGATCTCGGGGCGGTCGTGACCAGCGGACGCGCGCCGATCCCCTGGGGCTGGTATCAGGAGGGGTACATTTCGCCCACTCAGGCGCTGCCCGGCTACGAGACGCATCACAACGCGCCGCAATACTTCGGATATCTGCGGCAGAACGACGTCTTTTGGAAAAACGAGCACGAGGTTCACGCCATGCTCCAGGCGCTCCAAAGCGCCACGCTCCCCGACCGTGGCATCTTCTACATCAAGGGTGGCTCGCAGAACCGGTTCGGCTGGAAGCCGGCGAATACGGACCCCTACGTGCAGGCCAACTATCGCGGCGACGACGACCATCCCGGCGCGGGCGACAGCGACGCGCAGGTCGGCGAGGCCTTCGTGGCCACGTTCGTCAACGCGATCGCGCGCAGCCCATACTGGAACGACTCCGCGATCATCATCACATGGGACGATCCTGGCGGCTACTACGATCACGTCCCGCCGCCGCAGTTCGGGCAGTGCGCCGACCAGCGGCCCTGCGGCGACGGCCCGCGTTTGCCACTGATCCTCATCTCGCCTTTTGTGCGCGACGGAGCCGTGGTGCACGACGCGGGCGACCAGACGTCGATCCTCAAATTCGCCGAAACGCTCTTTGACGTGCCGCCGCTCGCGTCGCTGCCGGAGGAAAAGGCCTATCTGCCGCGCGGTCCGCGCGACGCCGATGCGGCCCTTAGCGATCTTGTCAGCGGCTTCGATCCGGCGCGCCTGGCCGGAGCGGCCACTCCGATTCCGGCCGCGAACGCAGAGATCGAGGATTCGGTCGTCAACGCGTTTCCGCCGGCCATGAGCTGCGCCTCGCTGGGCATCACGCCCGTCACGCTTCCCAACGCGCCGTCCGCGCCGCCGGCCAACTTCAACGCGCGCCCCCTGCGGGCGCGCCCGTCAAAGTAA
- a CDS encoding response regulator transcription factor, with protein MKLLLIEDDEPLRALVRRGLSEDGYIVDTLPDGRDCDEYLGAASYDALVLDLNLPREDGLSILRRIRAAGNHLPVLILTARDGAADVVAGLDAGADDYLRKPFAFDELGARLRSLARRPPNRIDTILKTGDLTFNAETRQGHRGERDLMLTAKESLFLETLMRNAGRTVTRRMLEDRLWDRDSDRVSNVLDVYARRLRKKLTEDGEPQLLHTLRGLGYRLEIPD; from the coding sequence GTGAAGCTTCTGCTCATCGAAGACGACGAACCGCTGCGCGCGCTGGTACGGCGCGGACTATCTGAGGACGGGTACATCGTCGATACGCTCCCCGACGGCCGCGACTGCGACGAGTACCTGGGGGCCGCGAGCTACGATGCCCTGGTACTCGACCTAAACCTGCCGCGCGAGGACGGGCTCTCGATCCTGCGCAGGATCCGCGCGGCGGGCAATCACCTTCCTGTGCTCATTCTCACCGCGCGCGACGGGGCGGCCGACGTCGTCGCGGGACTCGACGCCGGCGCCGACGACTACCTCCGCAAGCCGTTCGCCTTCGACGAGCTCGGCGCGCGCCTGCGATCCCTCGCGCGCCGTCCGCCGAATCGTATCGACACGATCCTCAAGACGGGCGATCTAACTTTTAATGCCGAGACTCGCCAGGGGCATCGCGGCGAGCGCGACCTCATGCTGACCGCGAAGGAGAGCCTCTTCCTGGAGACGCTCATGCGCAACGCGGGCCGCACCGTCACGCGCCGGATGCTCGAAGACCGGCTCTGGGATCGCGACAGCGACCGCGTCTCCAACGTTCTCGACGTCTACGCTCGAAGATTGCGCAAGAAACTCACCGAAGACGGCGAGCCTCAGTTGTTGCACACGCTCCGCGGACTCGGCTATCGGCTCGAGATTCCGGATTGA